Proteins co-encoded in one Saprospira grandis genomic window:
- a CDS encoding trigger factor: MPVATHTFNEGEQTVVLHLQIAKNEYMSLVDKKLKEVRKNFQQPGFRPGKAPMGLLRKKFGNEILWDEVNKLLDQEVRAFIQEKELKVLGNPMPQNSLETNINKPVDVQLDIEIGYMPKQEIVGISEETAFPFYKVEMSETELAEEIEAQRKQRSQDLSEDATDIQDNDLLEIKVVANNEGAWTNESTMVAMDKATADVQAQLKAIEVGGSIVCKLSDLDTALTAERRMGMFFPEVETEEEDVEVTVEVLKVKRQIPRELNEEFFAELFPEDEIKTEEEFKAKFAEMVSEQFAPAAKSIFFRYVYEELMEKNNFDLPEKFLRKWLEESREEKQEEVNDDNFADFMRRLRWSLIIDQLTNEHNVEVSKEEVEHAIRMAIARQYNFQIPPYHPIMDSQIENLMKDEATVRQFGEQVQEQKVFDALLPLFGKAEETVDAAKFDEIYKARFEQNEEATEEVVEEVEAEEAE, from the coding sequence ATGCCAGTTGCAACGCATACGTTTAATGAGGGGGAGCAGACCGTAGTGCTGCACCTGCAGATTGCCAAGAATGAATACATGAGCTTGGTGGATAAGAAGCTAAAGGAAGTTCGTAAAAACTTTCAGCAGCCCGGTTTCCGCCCCGGCAAAGCCCCTATGGGCCTATTGCGTAAGAAGTTTGGGAACGAAATCCTTTGGGATGAGGTGAACAAGCTTTTGGACCAAGAAGTACGTGCTTTCATCCAAGAAAAAGAACTCAAGGTATTGGGTAACCCCATGCCTCAGAATAGCCTAGAAACCAACATCAACAAACCTGTAGATGTACAACTAGATATTGAGATTGGCTATATGCCCAAGCAAGAGATTGTTGGCATTAGCGAAGAAACCGCTTTTCCTTTCTACAAAGTAGAAATGAGCGAAACAGAACTAGCTGAAGAGATCGAGGCACAGCGCAAGCAGCGTAGCCAAGACCTAAGCGAAGATGCTACAGATATCCAAGACAACGATCTTTTGGAAATCAAAGTAGTGGCTAACAATGAGGGAGCCTGGACCAATGAGTCGACTATGGTGGCTATGGACAAAGCTACTGCTGATGTACAAGCTCAACTCAAAGCCATTGAGGTAGGTGGAAGCATCGTTTGCAAATTGTCTGATTTGGATACCGCCCTCACGGCTGAGCGTCGTATGGGGATGTTCTTCCCCGAAGTAGAAACAGAAGAGGAAGACGTAGAAGTAACCGTTGAAGTACTCAAAGTAAAGCGTCAGATTCCTCGCGAATTGAATGAGGAATTCTTTGCTGAGCTTTTCCCTGAGGATGAAATCAAAACAGAAGAAGAATTTAAGGCCAAATTTGCTGAAATGGTGAGCGAGCAATTTGCTCCAGCCGCTAAGAGCATCTTCTTCCGCTATGTTTATGAGGAGTTGATGGAGAAAAACAACTTTGACCTTCCTGAGAAGTTCTTGCGCAAATGGCTAGAAGAAAGCCGTGAAGAAAAGCAAGAAGAAGTAAATGACGATAACTTTGCCGACTTTATGCGCCGTCTACGTTGGTCTTTGATCATCGATCAACTCACTAACGAGCACAATGTAGAAGTAAGCAAAGAAGAAGTAGAGCATGCTATCCGTATGGCTATCGCTCGTCAGTACAACTTCCAGATTCCTCCTTACCACCCCATCATGGACAGCCAAATCGAGAACTTGATGAAGGATGAGGCTACTGTTCGTCAGTTTGGAGAGCAAGTACAAGAACAAAAAGTATTTGATGCACTCCTTCCCCTCTTTGGCAAAGCCGAAGAAACTGTAGATGCCGCCAAATTTGACGAAATCTACAAGGCTCGCTTCGAGCAAAACGAAGAAGCTACAGAAGAAGTAGTGGAAGAAGTAGAAGCTGAAGAAGCTGAATAA
- a CDS encoding ArsR/SmtB family transcription factor, with translation MPTPVNKSYHFSDEETEIQFQFKDLRKIVLDLRALNHELRQKIVQLLLANGPMTVTQLYVKLRIEQSVASQHLAILRKANIVVAEREGKFIHYHIHQEQLDRIKALLVGLQ, from the coding sequence ATGCCTACACCAGTCAACAAAAGTTATCATTTTTCTGATGAGGAAACTGAGATTCAGTTTCAGTTTAAAGACCTGCGCAAAATTGTTTTAGACCTTCGTGCCCTTAATCATGAGCTTAGGCAAAAAATTGTTCAGCTGCTTTTAGCCAATGGCCCGATGACCGTCACCCAGCTCTACGTTAAGCTAAGAATTGAGCAATCTGTGGCCTCTCAGCATTTGGCAATTCTTAGAAAAGCCAATATTGTTGTGGCCGAAAGAGAAGGTAAGTTTATTCATTACCACATCCATCAAGAACAACTAGATCGCATTAAAGCCCTCTTAGTTGGCCTCCAATAA
- a CDS encoding bestrophin family protein, translating to MIIYKPSGSFFRDIRHFNRTLVIRRLLGYVFFYGLAVAALAALFLWADWSKYLKLDGLSSIFSFLGVVLSILLVFRTNTAYDRWWEGRKQWGALVNHSRNLAIVGQVCFPEENKALRHRLALLISNFCLAFKEHLREGVRLEELIELTARDRQLYAEQQHLPAYISAQIQQLVVQAYRRGEIRELDQLNFKPHTQALLDVLGACERIKKTPIPFSYEIFLRLFIVCYALILPFVILPNFGFWGLPVLMLILFAFLGLELMAAEIQDPFGRDCNDLPTSDISHTIRKNVFEILEAKHEEGVPASNYSKLS from the coding sequence TCGACGGCTGCTAGGCTATGTCTTTTTTTATGGTTTGGCGGTGGCGGCTTTGGCGGCCCTATTCCTCTGGGCCGATTGGTCCAAATACCTGAAATTAGACGGACTGAGCAGCATTTTCTCCTTTTTGGGGGTGGTTTTGAGCATCCTTTTGGTTTTTCGGACCAATACGGCCTATGACCGTTGGTGGGAGGGCCGCAAGCAATGGGGCGCCTTGGTCAATCACAGTAGAAACTTGGCCATTGTGGGACAGGTTTGCTTTCCCGAAGAGAATAAGGCCCTTCGCCATCGTTTGGCCCTGCTGATCAGCAATTTTTGTCTGGCCTTTAAGGAGCATTTGCGGGAGGGCGTGCGCCTAGAGGAGCTGATCGAATTGACTGCTAGAGATCGGCAATTGTATGCGGAGCAGCAGCATTTGCCCGCCTATATTTCGGCCCAAATTCAGCAGTTGGTGGTGCAGGCCTACCGTCGTGGCGAAATTCGGGAGCTGGACCAGCTCAATTTTAAGCCGCACACCCAAGCCCTACTCGATGTTTTGGGGGCCTGCGAACGCATCAAGAAAACGCCCATTCCCTTTTCTTATGAGATTTTTCTGCGGCTCTTTATTGTTTGCTATGCCCTGATTTTGCCCTTTGTGATTTTGCCCAATTTTGGTTTTTGGGGCCTGCCCGTGCTGATGCTGATTCTCTTTGCTTTTTTGGGCCTGGAGCTCATGGCGGCAGAGATTCAAGACCCTTTTGGTCGAGATTGCAACGATCTGCCTACTAGCGATATCTCCCATACTATTCGCAAGAATGTTTTTGAGATTTTAGAGGCCAAGCATGAAGAAGGGGTTCCTGCTAGCAATTATAGTAAGTTGTCTTAG
- a CDS encoding ArsR/SmtB family transcription factor produces MAASTFLNENMNPFNLKYLDQANQTIRALAHALRLDILSYIDQHPGTNVNSIYNALELEQSITSQHLRILRQAELVNCVREGKQILYSLNYPRLHSLQSAIQEFLK; encoded by the coding sequence ATGGCCGCATCTACCTTTCTCAATGAAAATATGAACCCCTTCAATTTGAAATACCTAGATCAAGCAAACCAAACTATCCGCGCCTTGGCGCATGCCCTTCGTCTGGATATTCTATCTTATATTGACCAACATCCAGGCACCAATGTCAATAGTATTTATAATGCTTTAGAACTCGAGCAATCAATTACCTCTCAGCATTTGCGCATTCTTCGCCAAGCAGAACTGGTCAATTGTGTGCGAGAAGGAAAACAGATTCTCTATAGTCTTAACTACCCCAGACTGCATTCGTTACAGTCTGCGATCCAAGAATTTTTAAAATGA